From the genome of Agrobacterium tumefaciens:
CGCGTGAGTGAGTCTGCCAATTCCAGTAAATGCCCATAATGCTCGGCTTGCCGGCATGGGAAACGGAAATGACGGACCTTGGAGCGCGCCGCGATCGAAACTCGCCGGGTGAAAGAAGCATGGTCTTGAGAGGCACCGCAAAACGTCCGCTGACGTCGCGGAAAGCAGCAGCAATGCTGCTTGCCTGCACCGTTCTTTTCACGGCGGAAGTAGCGTTGGCGCAGGACGCTGTGACACCCGTACCCGTTACGGCTCCTCAAGGCACTGCCCTATCTGCCGGCACTACAGACACCGATACGCCGGCGAACACGGCGACTGCCGCGACCCCGGCACCACTATGGCGCCCCTCCAATAATCCAGGCGATCCGATATACGAGCAACAGGACGACAATGAGCGTCCTTATTCCGAGACAGAAAATCCCTATGAACCCACTGTCGACGGAGGTGAGAATCCACCCCCGACCGGTGAGCCTGGACAAACGCCAGGCATCCGTCTTGGAACATTTCTGCTGCGTCCGTCGCTCAGCCAGACGATCAACACGGAGAAACAGAGCAATACGGGCGGCCCTTCGCGCCGCAACTATCTGACGACCGGCATTCGCGGCACGCTGACCAGCGATTGGTCGAGGCATGCGTTGACGGTAACGGGTGACGGCGCTTGGGAGAAAAATTTCGGAAGCAAGGACGGAGAAGAACCCCGGGCAAAAATCGATGCGGATCTTCGCCTTGACCTTGGCGGTGACACCACAGCCAATCTCAAGGCTGGATATGAATTCAGTCGCGAAGACACAACCGACCCGAACGCGTTGACCGGCGCGTCCGTCCAGGGCGGCGAACATCAGTTTACGACTGGCGCATCCATCGAACGAGATTTCGGGAAATTGCGCGGTCTGGCGGCGCTCGATCTTTCCAGAACCGTCTACACCGACGCCAAGGGCCTGGATGGCAACGCGATCAGCCTGAGTGACCGGGACCGCAATTCCGCCAACCTGCGTGGACGTGTGGGTTACGAACTGTCACCTGCCCTCATCCCCTTCCTCGAATTGAATGCCGGAGCAAGCCGGTATGACGAAGACCGGGACAGCTCGGGCTATGCGCGCTCGTCGAATTCCTACGGAGCGAAAGTCGGTGCGGAGATCGATCTGGGCGAAAAGACCCGAGGCGAAGCGGCGATTGGCTATCTGCGCAAACAATATGACGACGATCGTCTGGCCTCCATTGGCGCATTGACCCTGGACGGGGATCTGAACTGGTCGCCGCAGCGCGGCACCAACGTCAACTTGGGCTTGAGAACAACGATCGAAGATTTTGCCGGCGGCCCACAGGGCGGCTGGATTTCCTACCAGCTCGATACCAGCCTGACCCACGAGTTGCGCAACAATCTCGTTGCCCGTCTGACAGGCCAGATTGTCCGCCGGACGTTCCCGTCATCGTCCGACATGGAGGACGTCATGGAATACACCGCTGGGGCAGGACTGACCTGGGGCATCAACCGCTACCTCGATCTGACGGCCGACGTCAGCTATCAGTGGACTCCGGTTTACGACAGCGACGAGTTGCGCGTTGGCGCTGGGCTTGTGCTCAAGCGCTAGATCGGACGCTGCCGGCACCAAAATCTCAAACAAAAATCCCGGCACAAGGCCGGGATTTTCATGTCGTGTTCCGTGAGATTACTTCAGGCCGCCGATCAAGGCCTTGATTGGGTCCTCAATCGAAGAGCGGATGTCGGCACGTTCCAGAGCAAAAGCGACGTTTGCAAGAATGAAGCCGTCCTTTGCGCCGCAATCGAACGTCTGGCCACGGAAGTGATAACCCGCAAATTCCTGCGAATCCGCCAGCGTCAGCATGCCGTCCGTCAACTGAATTTCGTTGCCTGCACCGCGTTCCTGATTTTCGAGAATGTCGAAAATCTCCGGCTGCAGAATGTAGCGACCGTTGATGTAGAAGTTCGACGGCGCGGTACCCTTGGCAGGCTTCTCGACCATCTGGGTGATCTTGAATCCTTCGCCGACAGCGTCGCCAACACCGACGATGCCGTATTTGTGGGTCTGATCCGGTTCGCATTCCTGCACCGCAATCACGTTGCCACCGGTCTGGTCGTAAAGATCAACCATGCCTTTGAGGCAGCTTTTCTGCGAGTGCATGATCATGTCAGGCAGCAGAACCGCAAAAGGCTCGTCGCCGACGATATCGCGTGCGCACCAGACCGCGTGGCCAAGACCAAGCGGAACCTGCTGACGGGTAAAGCTTGCCGTACCCGCCTTTGGCAGAAGGCCGGCCAGCAATGTCAGCTCGGCATTCTTGTTGCGCTCGCGCAGCATCTGTTCGAGTTCAAATTGAATATCGAAATAGTCTTCGATCACCGCCTTGCCGCGGCCGGTGACAAATACAAAGTGCTCGATGCCCGCTTCCGCCGCTTCATCAACGACGTACTGAATGACCGGCTTGTCTACGACAGTGAGCATTTCTTTCGGAACCGCCTTAGTAGCGGGCAGGAAACGTGTACCGAGGCCTGCAACCGGAAATACGGCTTTCCGAATTTTCTTCTGTTCTACCACATATCCCTCCTGAGAGATAACAACTGGGTCCCATTCCCTCACGCAGTTGTTATTTCAAAAACAACAACGTTTTGTAAAGGTCGACGCTACCATCTATTAATGGTAAAGAATTTGTTGACGTTCTTTTGGTATCCATCGTGAAGCCCGATGCGTATCTCGCTATCGAAATGACATTCGAGAGAACGAAAGACCGACGATGACAAAGATGATCCTTTCAGATGTCCGCAAATTCGGCTGCATGGTGTTTGCAGGTTTGGCAATCACCCTGACGCCATTCTCGGCACATGCCGATGCTGGCTTCAGACAGTGGATCAACCAGTTTTATTCAACAGCCGCCAAAGAAGGCATCAGCAAGGCGACCTACCAGAAAGCGTTCGCCGGCGTGACCGAGCCCGATCCTGACGCGCTGCGCAAGGCCACCTATCAGCCGGAATTCACGACACAGGTCTGGGACTATATCGACTCGCGTGTCAATCCGTACACGGTCCGGATCGGCCGTGAAATGAAGGCACGCCACGCCACGACCCTGAACTGGATCGAGCGCAACTTCAACGTCGACAAGCATATCATCCTCGCCATCTGGTCGATGGAATCGAACTATGGTGCGGTACTCGAAAAACCGGAGCGCCTGCATAATATCCCGCAGGCCCTGGCAACCCTTGCCTATTCTGATCCAAAGCGTGGAAAGTTCGCCCGTACGCAATTGATTGCCGCCCTGAAGATCCTTCAATCGGGTGACGTGACGCCGAAACAGCTCACCGGGTCCTGGGCGGGCGCCATGGGCCACACGCAATTCATTCCGACCAGCTATCTGCTCTACGCCGTCGACGCGGATGGCAACGGCAAGCGCGACATCTGGCACTCTGTGCCGGACGCACTGGCAACGGCCGCCAATCTGCTGGCAAAGAATGGCTGGGAACCCGGCCGGACCTGGGGTTACGAAACCGCGGTTCCGCGCGGCGGCGCCCGATATGAAGGTCAAACAAAGACCATTGCGGAATGGGCAAAGCTCGGCTTCACCCGTCCAAACGGCAAGAATTTCACCCGTGGTTCTGACCGCGCCATGCTCAAATTGCAGGGGGGTGCCAATGGTCCGGGCTTCCTGATGATGAAAAACTTCTTCACCATCAAGAAATACAACGCATCCGACAGCTACGCGCTGGCCGTTGGTCTGCTGGCAGACGAGATCGCCGGTTACGGTGGTATGCAGCAGAAGTGGCCGCGTCCTGACGGTACGCTGGACATCAAGGAAAAATTCGAGCTCCAGACCCGGATGAAAGAGCTCGGTTATTATGATGGCGAAATCGATGGTAACTTCGGCTCCGGTTCGAAAGCGGCAATCAGCGCAATCCAGTCCCGTATGGGAATGGAAAACGATGGCGAACCATCGCAGAGACTGCTGAGAGCCTTGCGTAACTGATAAGATGTGCCGGTCGGTTCAGGCAGTCGCGAAGACTGCCGGCGGACCGCCCGGAAAGGTCGATGTCATGAGTAAGAAGCCCGCATCGCAAAACGGAATCATCGGACGGCGCATCTGCGCCGTCATTTTGTCCGTTGCGATCTGCGTGCCACTCGCCCCATCTGGCGCCATCGCGCAGGAGCAGCGTCGGACCCTGTTCGAAATGTTGTTCGGCAGACCTGTTGGTAGAGAAGCACCGGCTGACCGTGAATATCAGCCGCGCAACCGACGCGATTTCCCCTCAGCGCCCTCGTCGCGCAACCGATCAGTCAGCAGACCGCAACCGGCGCGCAAGACACCATCCGTTGTCCAGATGCGTACCACAAAACCGGAACCGGCCGCAAAACTCGAAAATGCGCGGCGCGTTCTCGTCGTCGGCGACTTTCTGGCCGGAGGCATGGGTGAGGAGCTTGTCAACGCTTTCGCCAGTTCCCCGGCCATCACCGTCGACGTGCGTGCAAATGGCTCGTCGGGCCTGGTGCGAACAGACTATTACGATTGGTTTGCCACACTTCCCGAATTCATCAAGGAGACGAGCCCGGCAACAATCGTCATCATGATGGGGTCCAATGACCGCCAGCAGATGCAGATCGGCGATATCAAGGAAAAATTCGGTACAGATGTCTGGTACAAGGAGTATGAGCGTCGGATTGATGCGCTGCTGGCCATCGCCGAGCGCCAGAAAGTTCCACTGTTGTGGGTTGGCGTGCCCGCGTTTCAATCCCCGTCATTGACGGCCGATCTTGCTGGCTTCAACCGCCTTTACCGCAGCCACGTCGAAAAGCACGGTGGTGAGTTCGTCGATGTCTGGGACGGTTTCGTCGATGAAGCAGGCAAGTTCGTTATCACCGGTTACGACATGAACGGTCAGCAAGCCCGTCTTCGCGAAGCCGATGGCATCGGCATGACGCAGGCCGGCAAGCGAAAACTCGCATTTTACGTCGAAAAATTCGTGCGCCGGCATCTGGACAGCGCCGGCCCCGATCTGGTGAAGCTGGACGGTAGCAATCTGCCTTCACTGACCTCGCTGCCGGCACTTGGTATCGATGCCGGACAGGTCCGAACGCAGCCTATCAGCCTTACAGATCCCGATCTCGATGGCGGCGAAAGACTGCTGGGCGACCAGCCTGTCAGAACATCTGTCGTCGAAACGCCGCGTGAGCGGCTGACAAAACGCGGTGAAATGAGCGACGCACCACGGGGACGCGTCGATGATTATCGCGTGTCCACACCGGACGAAACGGCAACGAAGTAGCCTTCTCATGACGCTCGTTCGAGCACCCTCATCATCACGATATGTTAAAGTCGGAACGCGCTTCGACCTTGGTGGTTAACGCGGAGTGCGGAGCAGGAACGCATCCGCTAATAACGATGATATGAGGAGTAAACATCATGCCCCACCAAGGTGGTACACACGACCCGCATATGAAGACGGGTCAAAAATCCGGCAAGGGCGGCAACGACAAAACCCGCAGCGCGTCATCAATGGAAAACAAGGCCCCCATGAAGGACACCACGCGGGATAAGTCGATGAAGGGTGGCCAACAGGGCCATAAAAACAAACACTAACGCGCTGTTTTACCCCAGGTCTGGAACAAAAAAGGCGACCAGATGGCCGCCTTTTCAGTGATTAGCGTGGCAGCACCGAACTGCCCATCAAAGCTTCGTCGATGGCGCGTGCAGCCTGACGACCCTCGCGGATAGCCCAGACAACCAGAGACTGACCACGACGAACGTCGCCAGCTGTCCAGAGCTTGTCGACCGAGGTCTTGTAGTCCTGGTCGTTGGCAACAACGTTGGTCGAACCACGGCGGTCGGTGTTGAGCTCCAGCTTACCTTCCAGGTCCTTCAGGACGCTGTCGGTGAACGGGCCGGAGAAACCGATCGCGATGAAAGCAAGGTCAGCCTTGATGATGAATTCCGTGCCGGCGATCGGCTTGCGCTTCTCATCGACCTGGCAGCACTTAACACCGGTCAGAACGCCGTCTTCACCGACAAATTCCAGCGTCGCAACCTGAAATTCGCGCACAGCGCCTTCAGCCTGTGACGAGGAGGTGCGCATCTTGGTTGCCCAGAATGGCCAGACTGCGAGCTTGTCTTCCTTTTCCGGCGGCATCGGACGAATGTCGAGCTGCGTGACCTTCACGGCACCCTGACGGAATGCAGTGCCGACGCAATCCGATGCCGTGTCACCACCGCCGACGACAACAACGTGCTTGCCACCGGCCAGGATCGGATCGGCAGGCCAGCCAACGCTGTCGATGTTTTCGCGACCGACGCGGCGGTTCTGCTGAACGAGGTAAGGCATGGCATCATAAACGCCGTGGAAATCCGCGCCGCCGATACCTGCCGGACGCGGCGTTTCGGAGCCACCGCAATAAAGAACCGCATCGTGGTCGGCGATCAGCTTCTCAGCAGAAATGTCGACACCGACGTTGACGCCATAATGGAAAGTGACACCTTCGCCCTTGATCTGCTCGACACGACGATCAATGAAGTTCTTCTCCATCTTGAAGTCCGGAATGCCGTAACGCAACAGGCCGCCTGCCTTGGATTCGCGCTCATAGACGTGAACCTCGTGACCGGCGCGGCCGAGCTGCTGGGCAGCGGCGAGACCAGACGGACCGGACCCGATGATCGCGACCTTCTTGCCTGTGTGAACCGTGGCCGGCTTTGGCACGATAAAGCCCAGTTCGTAGGCCTTGTCGGCAATTGCCTGTTCGACCGTCTTGATCGCAACCGGCGTATCCTCAAGGTTCAGCGTGCAAGCCTCCTCGCAAGGCGCGGGACAGACGCGACCGGTAAATTCCGGGAAGTTGTTGGTGGAGTGAAGATTGCTGATCGCCTGTTCCCAGCCGCCGTTATAAACCAGATCGTTCCAGTCGGGGATCTGGTTATGGACGGGACAGCCCGTCGGACCATGACAGTAAGGAATGCCACAGTCCATGCAGCGTGCCGCCTGCTTCTGCACTTCGGCATCCGACATGGGAATGGTGAATTCCCGGAAGTGACGGATACGGTCTGAGGCGGGCTGGTACTTGCCAACTTGCCGGTCGATCTCCAGAAAACCTGTTACCTTACCCACGTTTATATCCTCATATCAAAGCGGAGCGCCGGTCGGGCCCCAGTACCAGTAGGCGAAACCAAAAACCGCCCCCAGCACGATGAACTCAAACCCGATCTCGCCGTTTGCGCAGTAAACCGCCGTTGGAACGGCGATTGCGACGATCAGCGAGATCAGTCGATGAAATTTCCCCACGCGGCGGATTACTCCGCCGCCACACCCATGCGCATCCGTTCCATTTCCTCAAGCGCACGTCGGTATTCAACCGGCATGACCTTGCGGAATTTCGGACGGAACTCACTCCAGCGATCAAGGATGTCCTTGGCACGGGACGAGTTGGTGTAGTGGAAGTGGTTCGAAATCATCTGGTAGAGGCGCTCTTCATCATGGCGCGTCATGTCTTCGGAAACGTCCACGCGTCCCTTGTGCATGAGGTCACCGCCGTGATGATGCAGCTTTTCAAGCATGTCGTCTTCTTCCGGAACCGGCTCGAGCTCGACCATGGCCATGTTGCAGCGCTTGGCGAAGTCACCCTGTTCATCGAGAACGTAGGCCACACCACCGGACATGCCGGCTGCGAAGTTACGGCCGGTTTCACCGAGAACGACGACAATGCCTCCCGTCATGTATTCGCAGCCATGGTCACCCACGCCTTCGACAACGGCAACAGCACCGGAGTTGCGCACAGCAAACCGTTCGCCTGCAACGCCACGGAAGTAGCACTCACCGGTAATGGCGCCGTAAAGCACCGTGTTGCCGACGATGATCGAGTTTTCCGCGACGATGCGGGTGTTCTCCGGCGGACGCACGATGATGCGGCCACCCGAAAGACCCTTGCCAACGTAGTCGTTACCGTCACCCACCAGATCGAAGGTGATACCGCGTGCCAGGAACGCGCCGAAAGACTGACCGGCCGTGCCGCGCAGCGTCACGTGGATCGTATCGTCCTTCAGGCCCTTGTGGCCCCAGCGCTTGGCGAGCGCACCCGACAGCATCGCACCTGCCGAACGGTCGACGTTCTTGATCGGAACTTCAAAGACAACCGGTTCGCGGTTTTCGAGCGACGGCATCGACTTTTCTATCAGCTTGCGGTCGAGAACGTCTTCGATCGGATGGTGCTGCCGCTGGGTCCAGAAAGTTGCTTCCTTCGGCGCATCGACCTTATGGAAGATACGGCTGAAATCGAGACCCTTGGCCTTCCAGTGCGCCAGCATTTCTTCCTTTTCGAGCAGTTCGGAAGCACCGATGATCTCGTCCAGCTTGGTAACGCCAAGCGAAGCAAGAATTTCTCGGACTTCCTCGGCTACGAAGAAGAAGTAGTTGATGACGTGTTCAGGCGTGCCCTTGAAGCGCTTGCGCAGAACAGGGTCCTGCGTAGCAACGCCGACCGGGCAGGTGTTCAGGTGGCACTTGCGCATCATGATGCAACCGGCAGCGATCAGCGGCGCGGTCGCAAAGCCGAACTCGTCCGCACCGAGCAGTGCGCCGATAATGACGTCGCGGCCAGTTTTCAGACCACCATCGACCTGCAGCGCAACGCGTGAGCGAAGGCCGTTCAGCACCAGCGTCTGCTGTGTTTCGGCGAGGCCGATTTCCCACGGAGAACCGGCATGCTTGAGCGAGGTCAAGGGCGACGCACCCGTTCCACCATCGAAACCGGCAACGGTAATATGGTCGGCGCGTGCCTTGGCAACACCGGCAGCAACCGTGCCAACGCCGACTTCGGAAACGAGTTTCACGGAAACATCGGCTTCCGGGTTGACGTTCTTCAGATCGTAGATGAGTTGCGCCAGATCTTCGATCGAATAGATATCATGATGCGGCGGCGGCGAGATGAGACCGACACCCGGGGTCGAATGGCGGGTCTTGGCAACCGTGGCATCGACCTTGTGACCGGGCAACTGACCACCTTCGCCGGGCTTGGCGCCCTGCGCGACCTTGATCTGCAGCATGTCGGCATTAACGAGATATTCCGTCGTCACACCAAAGCGGCCGGAGGCAATCTGCTTGATTGCAGACCGTTCCGGATTTGGCTGGCCGTTCAGAAGCGGCATGTAACGGTCGGATTCTTCGCCGCCTTCACCGGTGTTCGACTTGCCGCCGATCCGGTTCATGGCGATTGCAAGCGTTGTATGCGCTTCGCGGCTGATGGAGCCGAACGACATCGCACCTGTCGAGAAACGTTTGACGATTTCAGCAGCGGGCTCGACATCATCCACGGAAACAGGCTTGCGGCCAAGCGCTTCCGCACCCTTGATCTTGAACAGACCACGGATGGTGTTCATGCGCAGCGCGGTGTCGTTCACCATGCCGGCAAACTCGCGGTAGCGATCCTGGCTGTTACCACGAACCGCGTGCTGCAGAGAGGCTACGGCGTCAGGCGTCCAGGCGTGGCTTTCGCCGCGCATACGATAGGCGTATTCGCCGCCGATATCGAGCGTGTTGGCGAGGATCGGGTCCTTGCCGAAAGCCGCCGTGTGACGGGTCACGGTTTCCTCGGCGATTTCCGTCAAACCGACACCTTCGATGGAGGTCGCTGTACCGAAGAAATACTGTGCGACGAATTCCGACGACAGGCCGATGGCGTCAAAAATCTGCGCGCCGCAATAGGACTGGTAGGTGGAAATGCCCATCTTGGACATGACCTTGAGGATGCCCTTACCGACCGCCTTGATATAACGGTAGACAACTTCGTCTTCCGACACTTCCTTCGGGAAGGCGTTGTGCTTGTGCATATCAAGCAGCGTGTCGAAGGCGAGATAAGGGTTGATCGCTTCCGCACCGTAACCTGCCAGCAGACAGAAGTGATGGATTTCGCGTGGCTCGCCGGTTTCGACAACGAGACCGACCGAGGTACGAAGGCCCTTGCGGATCAGGTGATGGTGCACGGCAGCGGTTGCAAGCAGAGCCGGGATAGCAATGCGATCCGGTCCAAGCTGACGATCCGACAGCACGATGATGTTGTAGCCGCCACGCACGGCGGATTCGGCACGCTCGCACAGGCGGTCCAGCATGTCAGGCATGCCTTCGGCGCCACGCTCCACATCGTATGTGAAGTCGAGTGTCTTGGTATCGAAACGGTCTTCCGTATGACCGATGGAGCGGATCTTTTCCAGATCGCCATTGGTCAGGATCGGCTGGCGAACTTCGAGACGCTTGGCGCGGGCTGCGCCTTCGTGATCAAGGATGTTCGGGCGCGGACCGATGAAGGACACTAGGCTCATCACCAGCTCCTCGCGGATCGGATCGATCGGCGGGTTGGTGACCTGTGCGAAGTTCTGCTTGAAATAGGTGTAAAGCAGCTTCGACTTTTCCGACATTGCCGAAATCGGCGTGTCCGTACCCATCGAACCGATCGCTTCCTGACCGGTTGTCGCCATCGGCGACATCAGGAGCTTGGTGTCTTCGCTGGTGTAACCAAAGGCCTGCTGACGGTCGAGAAGCGATACGTCGCGGCGCAGCGCACGCGGCTCTACCGGCTTCAGCTCTTCCAGAATGAGCTGCGTGCGATCCAGCCAGGTGCGGTAAGGATGCTTGGCAGCCAGCTCGTGCTTCACTTCCTCGTCGGAAATGATCGAGCCCTTTTCCATATCGATCAGCAGCATCTTGCCGGGCTGCAGGCGCCATTTCTTGACGATGCGCTCTTCCGGAACCGGCAAGGTGCCAGCTTCCGAAGCCATGATGATGCGGTCGTCATCGGTCACGAGATAACGGGCTGGACGCAGGCCGTTACGGTCAAGCGTCGCGCCGATCTGCTTGCCATCCGTAAAGGCCACGGCGGCCGGGCCATCCCATGGCTCCATCAGAGCGGCATGATATTCGTAGAATGCCTTGCGTTCAGCCGACATGGACTGGTTGCCCGCCCATGCTTCCGGGATCAGCATCATCACGGCATGCGCCATGGAATAGCCGCCACGCACGAGGAACTCGAGCGCGTTGTCGAAGCAGGCGGTGTCCGACTGGCCTTCATAAGAGATCGGCCAGAGCTTGGAGATGTCGTCGCCGAACAGAACGGAAGAAACCGACGCCTGACGCGCAGCCATCCAGTTGACGTTACCGCGCAGCGTGTTGATTTCGCCGTTATGGGCGACCATGCGGTACGGGTGAGCCAGCTTCCACGACGGGAAGGTGTTGGTCGAGAAACGCTGATGGACGAGCGCCACGGCGGATTCGAAACGCGGGTCCGAAAGATCCTTGTAGTAGGCGCCAACCTGATAGGCCAGGAACATGCCCTTGTAGACGATCGTCGAAGACGACAGCGATACAGGGTAGAAGTCCTGCGCTTCCTTGCCACCGCCCTCATCATAGATGCGGTTGGAAATGACCTTGCGGATCAGGAAGAGCTGGCGTTCGAACTCTGCGTTCGTCGCAGCGTCGCGGCCAGCGCCGATGAACACCTGAACATGGTGCGGTTCGGTCGCAGCGATATCGGGCGCTTTGGAGAGGGAGGAATTGTCGACCGGGACATCGCGGAAACCGATGAACTGCTGGCCTTCCTCACCGATGACGTCGATGATGACTTTCTTGTAGTGTTCGATACGCGATGGGTCGCGCGGCATGAAGATATGACCGACGGCGTATTCACCCGCCTTTGGCAGGGTGACGCCCTGCTTGGCCATTTCTTCACGGAAAAAGCGGTCGGGGATCTGCACCAGAATACCGGCACCATCGCCCATCAGCGGATCGGCGCCGACAGCGCCGCGATGAGTGAGGTTTTCGAGGATAAACAGGCCGTCCTTGACGATCTGATGGGATTTCTGCCCCTTCATATGCGCGACAAAACCGACGCCACAGGCATCGTGCTCATTTGCCGGGTCGTAGAGACCCTGCTTTTCCGGCAGACCACGCGGAGTGACCTTCGTCACTGCAACGGAAGCGGCCCCGGCCGCGGTGGGACAGTCAGTGGTCATGATGGCGGCAGCGTTATCCGCCAGCGTCTTGTTCGTCATTGTTCGTCCCTCCTGCAAAGCACTTGCACGGTCTCGCACAAAGAACCGGTTCGACGCGGATTTTCACTGAACATGAAACCCGCCG
Proteins encoded in this window:
- the gltB gene encoding glutamate synthase large subunit, translating into MTNKTLADNAAAIMTTDCPTAAGAASVAVTKVTPRGLPEKQGLYDPANEHDACGVGFVAHMKGQKSHQIVKDGLFILENLTHRGAVGADPLMGDGAGILVQIPDRFFREEMAKQGVTLPKAGEYAVGHIFMPRDPSRIEHYKKVIIDVIGEEGQQFIGFRDVPVDNSSLSKAPDIAATEPHHVQVFIGAGRDAATNAEFERQLFLIRKVISNRIYDEGGGKEAQDFYPVSLSSSTIVYKGMFLAYQVGAYYKDLSDPRFESAVALVHQRFSTNTFPSWKLAHPYRMVAHNGEINTLRGNVNWMAARQASVSSVLFGDDISKLWPISYEGQSDTACFDNALEFLVRGGYSMAHAVMMLIPEAWAGNQSMSAERKAFYEYHAALMEPWDGPAAVAFTDGKQIGATLDRNGLRPARYLVTDDDRIIMASEAGTLPVPEERIVKKWRLQPGKMLLIDMEKGSIISDEEVKHELAAKHPYRTWLDRTQLILEELKPVEPRALRRDVSLLDRQQAFGYTSEDTKLLMSPMATTGQEAIGSMGTDTPISAMSEKSKLLYTYFKQNFAQVTNPPIDPIREELVMSLVSFIGPRPNILDHEGAARAKRLEVRQPILTNGDLEKIRSIGHTEDRFDTKTLDFTYDVERGAEGMPDMLDRLCERAESAVRGGYNIIVLSDRQLGPDRIAIPALLATAAVHHHLIRKGLRTSVGLVVETGEPREIHHFCLLAGYGAEAINPYLAFDTLLDMHKHNAFPKEVSEDEVVYRYIKAVGKGILKVMSKMGISTYQSYCGAQIFDAIGLSSEFVAQYFFGTATSIEGVGLTEIAEETVTRHTAAFGKDPILANTLDIGGEYAYRMRGESHAWTPDAVASLQHAVRGNSQDRYREFAGMVNDTALRMNTIRGLFKIKGAEALGRKPVSVDDVEPAAEIVKRFSTGAMSFGSISREAHTTLAIAMNRIGGKSNTGEGGEESDRYMPLLNGQPNPERSAIKQIASGRFGVTTEYLVNADMLQIKVAQGAKPGEGGQLPGHKVDATVAKTRHSTPGVGLISPPPHHDIYSIEDLAQLIYDLKNVNPEADVSVKLVSEVGVGTVAAGVAKARADHITVAGFDGGTGASPLTSLKHAGSPWEIGLAETQQTLVLNGLRSRVALQVDGGLKTGRDVIIGALLGADEFGFATAPLIAAGCIMMRKCHLNTCPVGVATQDPVLRKRFKGTPEHVINYFFFVAEEVREILASLGVTKLDEIIGASELLEKEEMLAHWKAKGLDFSRIFHKVDAPKEATFWTQRQHHPIEDVLDRKLIEKSMPSLENREPVVFEVPIKNVDRSAGAMLSGALAKRWGHKGLKDDTIHVTLRGTAGQSFGAFLARGITFDLVGDGNDYVGKGLSGGRIIVRPPENTRIVAENSIIVGNTVLYGAITGECYFRGVAGERFAVRNSGAVAVVEGVGDHGCEYMTGGIVVVLGETGRNFAAGMSGGVAYVLDEQGDFAKRCNMAMVELEPVPEEDDMLEKLHHHGGDLMHKGRVDVSEDMTRHDEERLYQMISNHFHYTNSSRAKDILDRWSEFRPKFRKVMPVEYRRALEEMERMRMGVAAE